The Candidatus Omnitrophota bacterium genomic interval ACGCCTAGTATTACCAGTACAATCCCCATAAACGTTGCCATGTCTCTACCTCCTTTGTAACTTTTCCCGCTTTGACTATCCTGCTATTTTTTCCATAGGCTGATTGCAGCAAACCAATTCCCCGCCACCGACTTTAGTCACGGTAACCTCGTTACCGCAGACATTGCATCTATACTTCTCCCCTACTTTCTTAACTGCCATTTTAATCCTCCTTTATTTTTACATTATTTTCTATTCCTCCCAGCCAACCTTTATCTATCCAGTATTGATACTCTTCCTTCCAATAGTCTTTTCGCGCCTTCATTACCCCGCTGAAGTGTTGTTTACCTTTTTCGATAGCATCTATTTGATCGGGGTATGCCCTCTTCTCTTTTATATCCGAAATCATCTTCCGTCCCAATTCAAGGGCCTCTCCCGCTTTTCCTTTAACGGCCGACGCCGCGGAAGATACCC includes:
- a CDS encoding desulfoferrodoxin FeS4 iron-binding domain-containing protein → MAVKKVGEKYRCNVCGNEVTVTKVGGGELVCCNQPMEKIAG